A single region of the Variovorax paradoxus genome encodes:
- a CDS encoding sensor histidine kinase, whose translation MAHWFAVLWLALPVAAPLCAGAAQPPFANAAVPESDGAVHITRAELLSITGTGYSAPPRRIEDAGLPVDGWQEVSLPHTAERELVPTPSGGVNTITDWYRINLAGLAPSAEQPRLLYLPRWKTLGRIAVYGDGVLLYQSQGSAVHNGYNQPLLVPLNAAASTPSPSSVLIRVDRLRSSGSGFSTVWVGDRASLGWRYQVRQLLQVQLPFMGSAAFLAVGAFAFAVWLGRRRELLYLLFFAISALAYLRTLHYFVSGDYLPISDEWFEWVTVVSLLWLIILIHLFLQRLHQQRSAWLTRLSVALALACSVVTLPHASKAMPSLYLLTPLLNLAVLPVAVLIFAVNLHKALRAKMPEGRLVACWAVAAVAFTSYDGLLQNNLVSPESVYTSPYAIISLFFIFSYIIFQRYTGAFAEVGRLNKGLAQRLQARETELEQSYQRLRAIENEQMLGAERRRLMQDMHDGLGSSLISAIRSVEQGAMTGTEISGVLKGCMDDLKLAIDSMESVDADLLLLLATLRFRLAPRIESAGLALRWEVQSVPALPWLNPGSALHILRIMQECVANVLRHTRATTIRFSTAMDGRGVCVVIEDNGEGFAVEEVLLRRGRGLRNQQQRATAIGGTVNWVSGSAGTRFTLWLPLEQVAGTESVPQ comes from the coding sequence ATGGCCCATTGGTTCGCGGTGCTGTGGCTGGCCCTGCCGGTGGCAGCCCCGCTGTGTGCGGGCGCAGCGCAGCCGCCCTTTGCGAATGCAGCAGTGCCAGAGTCCGATGGCGCTGTCCACATCACGCGGGCCGAGCTGCTGTCCATCACGGGTACGGGCTATTCAGCCCCGCCGCGACGCATTGAGGACGCCGGGCTGCCGGTCGACGGATGGCAGGAAGTCAGCCTGCCGCACACGGCCGAGCGCGAACTGGTTCCCACGCCGTCAGGCGGTGTGAACACCATCACTGATTGGTATCGCATAAACCTGGCCGGCTTGGCGCCCTCGGCGGAACAGCCGCGCCTTCTCTACCTACCGCGTTGGAAGACCTTGGGCCGCATCGCGGTGTACGGCGACGGCGTGTTGCTCTACCAATCGCAAGGCAGTGCCGTGCACAACGGCTACAACCAGCCTCTGCTTGTGCCGCTGAACGCGGCGGCGAGCACGCCTTCTCCAAGTTCGGTGCTGATTCGGGTCGATCGTCTGCGAAGCAGCGGCAGCGGCTTTTCGACGGTATGGGTGGGTGACCGAGCTTCGCTGGGTTGGCGCTACCAGGTTCGCCAGTTGCTGCAAGTGCAGTTGCCGTTCATGGGCAGCGCCGCGTTCCTGGCGGTCGGCGCGTTCGCGTTCGCGGTGTGGCTGGGCAGGAGGCGCGAATTGCTCTACCTGCTGTTCTTTGCCATCTCGGCGCTCGCCTACTTGCGCACGCTCCATTATTTTGTGAGCGGCGATTACCTGCCTATTTCGGACGAATGGTTTGAATGGGTCACCGTTGTCTCGCTGCTCTGGCTGATCATCCTCATTCACCTGTTCTTGCAGCGCTTGCATCAGCAGCGATCGGCCTGGCTCACCCGCTTGTCGGTCGCCCTGGCGCTGGCCTGCAGTGTCGTGACGCTGCCGCACGCATCCAAGGCGATGCCAAGTCTCTACCTGCTCACGCCCCTGCTCAACCTGGCAGTGCTGCCCGTTGCGGTGCTGATCTTTGCAGTGAACCTGCACAAGGCACTGCGCGCCAAGATGCCCGAAGGGCGACTGGTGGCGTGCTGGGCGGTGGCGGCCGTCGCATTCACTTCGTATGACGGGCTGCTGCAAAACAACCTGGTCAGCCCGGAGAGCGTGTACACCTCACCCTACGCCATCATCAGCCTGTTCTTCATCTTCTCGTACATCATCTTCCAGCGGTACACGGGCGCGTTCGCCGAAGTGGGCCGGCTGAACAAGGGCCTGGCGCAGCGACTGCAGGCGCGCGAGACCGAGCTCGAGCAAAGCTACCAGCGGCTGCGCGCGATCGAGAACGAGCAAATGCTGGGTGCCGAGCGCCGGCGCCTGATGCAGGACATGCACGATGGACTGGGGTCGTCACTGATCAGTGCCATCCGTTCGGTCGAGCAAGGCGCCATGACCGGCACCGAGATCTCCGGCGTGCTCAAGGGCTGTATGGACGATCTGAAGCTGGCCATCGATTCGATGGAAAGCGTGGATGCCGATCTGCTGCTGTTACTGGCAACCTTGCGCTTTCGCCTGGCACCGCGCATCGAGAGCGCCGGGCTTGCGTTGCGCTGGGAAGTGCAGTCGGTGCCTGCGTTGCCCTGGCTGAACCCCGGCAGTGCACTGCACATCCTGCGCATCATGCAGGAGTGCGTGGCCAATGTGCTGCGTCACACCCGGGCCACGACCATCCGCTTCAGCACCGCGATGGACGGGCGCGGCGTTTGCGTGGTGATCGAAGACAACGGCGAAGGCTTTGCCGTGGAGGAGGTCTTGCTTCGAAGAGGCCGGGGACTGCGCAACCAGCAGCAGCGCGCAACGGCCATCGGCGGCACCGTCAACTGGGTATCCGGCAGCGCCGGAACCCGCTTCACGCTCTGGTTGCCGCTTGAACAGGTCGCCGGCACCGAATCCGTTCCCCAGTGA